In Pyxicephalus adspersus chromosome 10, UCB_Pads_2.0, whole genome shotgun sequence, the DNA window GTGATAgcgtacaccatatgaaaggtctaGCTCCATttctcaatataacgtcatgtccccaacaaatgaggaggagatacNNNNNNNNNNNNNNNNNNNNNNNNNNNNNNNNNNNNNNNNNNNNNNNNNNNNNNNNNNNNNNNNNNNNNNNNNNNNNNNNNNNNNNNNNNNNNNNNNNNNNNNNNNNNNNNNNNNNNNNNNNNNNNNNNNNNNNNNNNNNNNNNNNNNNNNNNNNNNNNNNNNNNNNNNNNNNNNNNNNNNNNNNNNNNNNNNNNNNNNNNNNNNNNNNNNNNNNNNNNNNNNNNNNNNNNNNNNNNNNNNNNNNNNNNNNNNNNNNNNNNNNNNNNNNNNNNNNNNNNNNNNNNNNNNNNNNNNNNNNNNNNNNNNNNNNNNNNNNNNNNNNNNNNNNNNNNNNNNNNNNNNNNNNNNNNNNNNNNNNNNNNNNNNNNNNNNNNNNNNNNNNNNNNNNNNNNNNNNNNNNNNNNNNNNNNNNNNNNNNNNNNNNNNNNNNNNNNNNNNNNNNNNNNNNNNNNNNNNNNNNNNNNNNNNNNNNNNNNNNNNNNNNNNNNNNNNNNNNNNNNNNNNNNNNNNNNNNNNNNNNNNNNNNNNNNNNNNNNNNNNNNNNNNNNNNNNNNNNNNNNNNNNNNNNNNNNNNNNNNNNNNNNNNNNNNNNNNNNNNNNNNNNNNNNNNNNNNNNNNNNNNNNNNNNNNNNNNNNNNNNNNNNNNNNNNNNNNNNNNNNNNNNNNNNNNNNNNNNNNNNNNNNNNNNNNNNNNNNNNNNNNNNNNNNNNNNNNNNNNNNNNNNNNNNNNNNNNNNNNNNNNNNNNNNNNNNNNNNNNNNNNNNNNNNNNNNNNNNNNNNNNNNNNNNNNNNNNNNNNNNNNNNNNNNNNNNNNNNNNNNNNNNNNNNNNNNNNNNNNNNNNNNNNNNNNNNNNNNNNNNNNNNNNNNNNNNNNNNNNNNNNNNNNNNNNNNNNNNNNNNNNNNNNNNNNNNNNNNNNNNNNNNNNNNNNNNNNNNNNNNNNNNNNNNNNNNNNNNNNNNNNNNNNNNNNNNNNNNNNNNNNNNNNNNNNNNNNNNNNNNNNNNNNNNNNNNNNNNNNNNNNNNNNNNNNNNNNNNNNNNNNNNNNNNNNNNNNNNNNNNNNNNNNNNNNNNNNNNNNNNNNNNNNNNNNNNNNNNNNNNNNNNNNNNNNNNNNNNNNNNNNNNNNNNNNNNNNNNNNNNNNNNNNNNNNNNNNNNNNNNNNNNNNNNNNNNNNNNNNNNNNNNNNNNNNNNNNNNNNNNNNNtccccaacaaatgaggaggagatactgtacaccatatgaaaggtccatctccattcctcaatataacatcatgtccccaacaaatgaggaggagatactgtacaccatatgaaagatccatctccattcctcaatataacatcATGTACCCAACAAAtaaggaggagatactgtacaccatatgaaaggtccatctccattcctcaatataatgtCATGTTCCTACAAACGTTTTAAAGGAAGATCCAAATGCTTTCTATAAATGTCACAAATATACAATGTTATGTGGAGTTCCCTAACTAATTTGGGTGCTTTCTTTCATTTATGTGGGCTGTATTCATAATCTGTGTTGTAGTTCTACTCCGTTCCATGCCAGAGCTGTAACAAACTGTCTATTTTCATAACCCAAcaagtaacataataaaaaaatgctttgcaacAGATGAACTGCATGTCATGAAATGTCATATCATCTGCAGGTTGTAATTCTGAGGAAGATAGTCTAAGACAGACATCGGTGGCAGTAAATTCCTTTCCTCATAATACACATCCTGGACTTCACCATTTGGAGACATCAAGGGATCTCTCTATTCCTGAGGAATCTTCTGACCAATCACATACTGTTATCTCAGATCTTCATGTAAGATTTCACAGTGCGGAGAGGTCAACAGAGCCATCTAATGGCAAAGGTTCTTCTATAAGCCATGGAAGAATTCAAACAGGAGAGACCTCATTGTCATGTTTGGGGTGCGGGAAAACCTTTAACATGAGATCTGAACTTGTTATCCATCTGAGATCTCACACCAGCGTGACCTTTTCATGTTCGGACTGCGGGAAATCTTTCTCTAAAAAGAGTGAGTTCGATAACCACCGGAAAAAACACAGGAAAGAGAATTCATTTgtatgttcagagtgtgggaagtATTTTACTGAGAAAAGAGGACTTATTAACCACCAAAGAAGTCACACAGGAGAACGTCCTTTTTCATGCTCAGAGTGTGGGAAGGGTTTCACCCAGAAAGGAAGCCTTCTCACACACCAGAGACGGCATACAGGTGAATGTCCTTTTACTTGTTCAGACTGTGGGAAATCGTTCACTGTTAAAGGCAAACTACTTGCACACCAGCGAagtcacacaggtgagcgtcccttttcctgttcagagtgtgggaaaagtttcacGCAGAAAGGAAGCCTTCATTAccaccagaggattcacacaggtgagcgtccttaTTCGTGTTCAGAGTGTGGAAGATGTTTTACACACAAAGGAAATCTAATCAGACATCAAGGTACACATTGCTACAGTTGACgctttaattatttaaagggtgGTTTTGGTTGGTCCAAAGCACCatttaataaagattatttttaaagaaatttatcAAGTGATATTTAATTTAGCAGTTAAGTTGGGCTGCTTCCAGAGAGTAAAGACAGAATGGTGGTGGAGGGAGAGCTGGGAGAGCTgtgggagaatgtagtgtggacggTGGGGGAGAGCTgtcggagaatgtagtgtggacggTGGGGGAGAGCTgtcggagaatgtagtgtggacggTGGGGGAGAGCTgtcggagaatgtagtgtggacggTGGAGGAGATCTgttggagaatgtagtgtggacggTGACAGAGACAGTCCTTGTCATTGCCTTGTCATGTTGTCCCCTGTATTTTTCTCTTCAACCATTAGGATTGGGAGGGGTAAAATATCTAAATAAGGATTTTCCAGGTAAGGGCTGACAGCCATTATTAAACATAACCTTTCCAGCTGGTATGGGGTAATGCTCTTCCCAGTCAGGAAATAGCCGGCATCTGTATTTGGATTCTTTCACACAGACATAGCAATGCAGTACTTTAGCTGAGATGTTCCATAGACCATGGTGCACTAGGGGGAAACTGACAGTCCTGATGCCGTGGTTGATTTGCCGTGGTTACTCCTGCATCTAGCATGACTTAGCCACAACTTCCTGTCCACTCTCTTGCTGTAACCGATCTTCCTGGATTTTGGCCCCGAGGTGGGATTctcaccccccaccccccacctttCTGcgttttataaaaattgttttaaacctGTGGGTTCCCCTACCTGAGAGGCCAACTTATATTGTTTAAACCATGTATCGCGTTACTGTCCTACCATTTGGTTCCCTCAAAAGTTTTTGTTGTATCACTTCCTTTGTTCATTGTTTCTGTTTCaaaatttccattaaaatgtttgaaagaaACCTACTTTGGTTTATAGTTTTCCtcaaatttttcaaatttcatAAGACACCTCGAAACTATGAAGGAAGACGGTGAGAGAAGTTTGGTCACCATTATATGATGAATATCTAGAAGAAGGAAGTTTGAAAGTTTCTTAACCTCAAGGACACCTTCATCCAATGTATCAACACCACAAATACAAAATGGAAATCCCACAAACgataattttaaatcccaaaataattacaaaaatggtTATCAAAAAGGACCATCAATCAGTCAATATGAAAGTCATAATCACCAACATGCAACGTATAGGACTTCAAGGTACAGGGAGTGTTAGAGTTCCTCTATAAATTTAATCTCAAGGCCACATCCCCAGTTAAAGCCATATAAAGAACAAACATATACAATCGGGACTTTTAAGTCCGATTCAATTCCAACTTACAAtggaaaattcataaaaacttatttgaatgcaaaataacaataataactacTAATAAAAGCATATACCACATTGGTCAATATTTCCTGCATGGACACCACATATGAAGTTCAAGCTGTCAACGCATTTCGAGAGCttgtgtctgcttcttcaggacaagCAGAGATATTATTGTAGGATGCTCATATTTGTCCATACAACTCTTTCATAAGATGTAGTAGAGTAAGAAACAAAACAGGAAGGCAGCAGAAACAAGCACCAACTCCATGGGAATCCTCACAAAGAATGTTCTTATGTGTGTCTGTTTCCAAATACTCTCAGCCAAAGGGTCCAATTGTATTAAGTAGTCCCTTTAAGCAACCTATTTATAGTGCCTTAAATTAAGGTAAGTGTAGGTAATCCTATACTTCCAACATAAATAGACTAATGACCCAGATGGACAATAAACCAAGATATTATGATTAGGACCTGTTGCTGCTAGCCATGAAACAAAATGACCTGTATCCGATTCACTGGGAGATGCTGCCCttgtgacacaggaagagaagatgatACAAGATGACTACCTTGTGTCTTCTATTTCAGGGTCTCCACAATATAGATGGTCATAGCAGGGTCCTAGTGGTCCTTCTTTGTGGTCATCAAACTTGCTAGTTTAGAGCTTTGACAGGACAATTGAAAACTGCCATGGGAAGATGCTGATGAAAGAATTTGACCACCTTGTATTTCTATTTCACTTTTCCGATTTTTAAAGTTGTACTATGTACGCTGTGACTTCATCTTCTTAGTATGGTAGCCATTTGACCAGTTTTATTCCCTCAGCACAGCTGCTTTTCTTTCAGTCACTTTCGTTGAACTCATGTTCTATAATTATTCATGAGAacctgtgtgttttatatttgttaataaagcaTTAGGTAATACgccaataaaggtttttttttatattttccaccgTTGTTGTCTCCTTAGAGTggaattattttccttttaaaactgtcaattttttattttgtgtatgacaCATGAAAAATGAACACCACAGTATGGTAAAGTTGGGTGAAATGAAGAACCTTTAAAGCCTGGCTCCAGGTACAAAGCCTTTAAATGTATTCctcaaaagtaattttctgtGCTCCTAACCGTCTCGCAAACTCAGgttttactttgtaaaagtaaAGGGAAAATCAGCACCATGCTGCCCCCAGCTCTGCCCACCACATGCTGGCTGCAGAAAACTGAAGGATGAGTATCCAGGACCAGACTCAGGAATCAAGGAGAGAGATCAGAAGTGACTAGTCTGCCTTACAGGTAAAGCCTGCATAAAGGGAAGTATCACACTGGTGCACCAATATCCCACTGAAAATACACACGGcttttgtatttagaaaatattgaatGCATTGGCTTTAATAAACATTCACCATTGGTTGTAGTATGGAGGACACTCATGAAGGATGAGGATACAGGACCAGATTCCCGAAACAAGGAGAGAGATCAGAAGTGACTAGTCTGGAAAAGCCTGCATAAAGGGAAGTATCACACTGGATTACTAGAAAAAATACCCAAAGCGCACCAACATCCCAATGGGAATACACTCGGcttttgtatttagaaaatattgaatGCAGAAAATTGGCTTTAATAAACATTCACTATTGGTTGTAGTATGGAGGACACTCATTGGGTgtgacaattataaaaaaaaactcaatatataaaacagaaatgcaTAGGGTGTTTGTGAATAAAAGTAACCACACAAAAGACTATTATAAAGGTGCTATTAAATTGTCTCACTCCTAAAGCCTTCCCGGGCGTAATGCTACAGACATTAGCACAAGCTTCCTCAATATTTGGCCCACCAAGCTCGAATTGGGTGTCCACAATAGTTCAGAAGACCGGCAGAAGACATGTCCTCCTTGGTGACTCGGAGAGAGAGCCAGAGCCACGGGGGTCTTAGCTTCCCCCCTGCACCGACTTTCAGGTAAGACCCAAAGGACCAACACCTTACTAATCCTGTGCAAAATGTCCATTTGgaaagacagacaaaaaaaagtgctaaataaaGTTCCATACGTAGCGAcatgatggccctgatttattaaagctctccaaggctggagaggatacacttctatcagtgaagttgggtgatccaagttgggtggatttcctaaaagtatttgttttcaatcctaaaccagatccactccaggtttgctggatcaccaagcttcactgaagaatgtgtattctatccagccttggagagctttaataaatcaggcccgaagTGCCTGAATATACCAATGGACCAAAAATTCAAAATTACGGGGACACTATTACCACGTTCTCCTAGCCCCTCAGCCAGACCAGGGAGCACCTGTCCAATCAGCAGACAGGTGAGAAGGACTTACACCTAGCCTATCATTCCTGGAAATATTCGCCTCAGGCGTATCATCCTTGAAGAATACCTGGATTTTTCTACACTTGggactgataagaacagatactacatGTAAGGAATATAATTAACACTACACTTGATCCTTGCCAAAAGTCCAGGCAGGAattaatcaataatattaataataataataaaaaaaaaaaaaaaaaaaaaaaaaaaaaagagtacagacaggaagtgatgtcataTTAACACAGGAAGTGATGTAGACGATAACCAGGAAGTTCCGGGTGAGAGGTGATTTGGGCGGAAATAGAAAGTAGACATTGCTGGAACTGGCAGCAGAGGAGGTAATGAGATGTTACTTTATATTTACACCCGGTAAC includes these proteins:
- the LOC140339045 gene encoding uncharacterized protein, coding for MTNSTKMHEQQSHMTEKILKLTLEIIYLLTGEDCSHLMIRSNHLTSKLKERQSFVLVPPSPFVNHEKSKKKKIIDITQEIIELLTEEVPIRCQDVTVYFSMEEWEYLEGHKDLYKDVMMEDHQTLTSPDGSSNGNPPERCPCPLYSRDSTQEDQEIPHHYQAKDLSYIKVKLEEDKLNMEGSQQSIEQNRMTMNTEQKHSSPDISTGCNSEEDSLRQTSVAVNSFPHNTHPGLHHLETSRDLSIPEESSDQSHTVISDLHVRFHSAERSTEPSNGKGSSISHGRIQTGETSLSCLGCGKTFNMRSELVIHLRSHTSVTFSCSDCGKSFSKKSEFDNHRKKHRKENSFVCSECGKYFTEKRGLINHQRSHTGERPFSCSECGKGFTQKGSLLTHQRRHTGECPFTCSDCGKSFTVKGKLLAHQRSHTGERPFSCSECGKSFTQKGSLHYHQRIHTGERPYSCSECGRCFTHKGNLIRHQGTHCYS